A single genomic interval of Oncorhynchus mykiss isolate Arlee chromosome 13, USDA_OmykA_1.1, whole genome shotgun sequence harbors:
- the LOC110486311 gene encoding phospholipase A2-like: MPALYRILLLFSVVIASMSLQRPPRTKRGLLELAGVIKCSTGRSALAYMMYGCYCGLGGQGWPRDKADWCCHKHDCCYGDAEIAGCHTKTRKYQWTCEDRTAECDDLKDKCEKILCKCDREAAKCLRKAPFIRKYAMWPDFLCGCTLPTCNIY, from the exons ATGCCTGCGCTTTATCGGATACTTCTACTGTTCTCTG tggTAATAGCCTCTATGTCACTGCAGAGGCCTCCACGAACTAAGAGAGGGCTACTGGAGCTGGCAGGAGTCATCAAGTGCAGCACAGGCAGATCAGCCCTGGCTTATATGATGTATGGTTGCTACTGTGGACTGGGGGGTCAGGGCTGGCCCAGGGATAAAGCAGACTG GTGCTGTCACAAACATGACTGCTGCTACGGAGATGCAGAAATTGCTGGTTGCCACACCAAGACAAGAAAGTATCAATGGACATGTGAAGACAGGACTGCAGAATGTG ATGATCTCAAGGACAAATGTGAGAAGATTCTCTGCAAATGTGACAGGGAGGCAGCCAAATGCTTGAGAAAGGCACCTTTCATACGGAAATATGCTATGTGGCCAGACTTTCTCTGTGGGTGTACACTGCCAACATGTAATATCTACTGA